Below is a genomic region from Methanobrevibacter boviskoreani JH1.
GAATATATACGAACAAGTTTTATATGTTATTAAAACATATTTCTTTTATAAAATAGCGTAGGTGATTTTAATGTTTATGGCTACATTAGGTGGAATATTTAAATATAAAGATCTTCCTGAAGAAATGGGACCTTATGTACAATTTAAGGCAACTATTGAAAAAAGAGAAGTTAAAGATGATGATGAAATTGCAATCTTGGATATTACTGGAACCACTAGTCATCATGTTTTATTCTTAGATTCATATGATAATGTTGATCAAATCAGGGATGAGTTAAAAGAAGCTGATGCTAAAGTCAACATTACTACTTTAA
It encodes:
- a CDS encoding DUF749 domain-containing protein, giving the protein MFMATLGGIFKYKDLPEEMGPYVQFKATIEKREVKDDDEIAILDITGTTSHHVLFLDSYDNVDQIRDELKEADAKVNITTLKILEGHL